A region of Mesorhizobium sp. AR02 DNA encodes the following proteins:
- a CDS encoding TetR/AcrR family transcriptional regulator: MDSSIKKTRTRGRLSREMIEDAAFEVIEKEGLAGFSMRKLAAALGCEAMSIYHHFPSVAHLHEALVDRLVGALEMPDASLPWRQRMRIAIEDFRRIGRDHPAYATFFVTYRMNSPTCLAWLNGVIGLFRDGGFDAELSARLFRAVGYYLMGAVLDENAGYAKGPSAVNTVGDEQLARDFPNVMAAGRFFSTAEFDKTFELGLDMLLDEMERLRDSANAS, encoded by the coding sequence ATGGACTCATCGATAAAAAAGACCAGAACCCGTGGCCGGCTGTCGCGCGAGATGATCGAGGACGCGGCCTTCGAGGTGATCGAGAAGGAGGGGCTCGCCGGCTTTTCGATGCGCAAGCTCGCGGCGGCACTCGGCTGCGAGGCGATGAGCATTTATCACCACTTTCCTTCGGTGGCGCATTTGCATGAAGCGCTGGTCGACCGGCTGGTCGGAGCGCTTGAAATGCCCGACGCCAGCCTGCCGTGGCGGCAAAGGATGCGCATTGCCATCGAGGATTTTCGACGCATCGGCCGCGATCATCCGGCCTATGCCACTTTCTTCGTGACTTACCGCATGAACTCGCCGACCTGCCTTGCCTGGTTGAACGGCGTTATCGGCCTGTTCAGGGATGGCGGCTTCGACGCCGAACTCAGCGCGCGGCTGTTTCGTGCCGTCGGTTATTATCTGATGGGCGCGGTGCTGGACGAGAACGCAGGCTATGCCAAGGGGCCGTCGGCGGTGAACACGGTCGGCGACGAGCAACTGGCCCGGGATTTTCCCAATGTCATGGCCGCCGGGCGCTTTTTTAGCACCGCCGAATTCGACAAGACATTCGAGCTTGGCCTAGACATGCTGCTGGACGAGATGGAACGCCTGCGCGACAGCGCCAACGCAAGCTAA